The Bradyrhizobium sp. WBAH42 genome includes a window with the following:
- the ctaD gene encoding cytochrome c oxidase subunit I, translating into MAAEPKELRDDALNGLRLSTQLERVWRTPPGLLGALMSVDHKVVGRRYIVTAFAFLGLGGLLAVLMRIQLAGPEKTFLSADKYNQIFTMHGSTMMFLFAVPVMEAFAVYLVPLMVGTRNIAFPRLNAFSYWMFLFGGGFLWISFLFNVGPDVGWFSYVPLSNLQFTPSKRADVWAQMITFTEVAALAVAVEIIVTVFKLRAPGMTLDRIPLFVWAMLVTAFLVMFAMPSVMVASTSLILDRLVNTRFYDSSSGGHPLLWQHLFWFFGHPEVYIIFIPGTGMVSAILATFARRPVIGYPIVILSLIATGLLSFGLWVHHMFVTGLPQLGAGLFTASSMLIAVPSGLQIFCWLATLWDGRLVYRTPLLFVIGFILIFVLGGLSGVMVASVPIDTQVHDTYFVVAHFHYVLIGGAVFPLIGAVYYWFPKIAGRVLSERVGRWNFWLAFIGFNIAFFPMHILGLIGMPRRVYTYTADMDWAHLNLVSSAGALVFAVSFALLLVNVIYSLRKGELAGDNPWGASTLEWATSSPPPPQNFDRIPVVKHRDPLWADGESLPVVAGLSTDRREVLLTSLAEAEPQVREASPEPSIWPLLTAIATTIFFIGSIFTPWAVLWGTPPMAIALIGWFWPKGSKEDEA; encoded by the coding sequence GGCTCTCCACACAGCTAGAGCGGGTCTGGCGCACGCCCCCGGGGCTTCTCGGTGCGCTCATGTCGGTGGACCACAAGGTCGTGGGTCGCCGCTACATCGTGACCGCATTTGCGTTTCTGGGTCTCGGCGGGCTCCTTGCGGTTCTGATGCGCATTCAACTGGCCGGGCCAGAGAAAACCTTCCTCTCGGCGGACAAATACAACCAGATCTTCACGATGCACGGCTCGACCATGATGTTCCTGTTCGCCGTGCCGGTCATGGAGGCGTTCGCCGTCTATCTTGTGCCGCTGATGGTCGGCACGCGAAACATCGCATTTCCACGTCTGAATGCCTTCAGCTACTGGATGTTCTTGTTCGGCGGTGGTTTTCTCTGGATCTCGTTCCTGTTCAATGTCGGCCCCGACGTCGGCTGGTTTTCCTACGTTCCGCTCTCCAATCTGCAATTCACGCCGAGCAAGCGCGCCGACGTCTGGGCGCAGATGATCACCTTCACCGAAGTCGCAGCTCTCGCAGTAGCCGTCGAGATCATTGTCACGGTGTTCAAGCTGCGCGCGCCAGGCATGACGCTCGACCGCATTCCGCTGTTTGTGTGGGCGATGCTGGTCACTGCATTCCTCGTAATGTTCGCGATGCCGTCGGTCATGGTTGCATCGACGTCGCTGATCTTGGATCGGCTGGTCAACACCCGATTCTATGATTCTTCGTCCGGCGGACACCCCCTGCTCTGGCAGCATCTGTTCTGGTTCTTCGGACATCCCGAGGTCTACATCATCTTCATCCCGGGGACCGGCATGGTCTCGGCGATCCTCGCGACCTTCGCGCGACGCCCAGTGATCGGCTATCCGATCGTCATCCTGTCGCTGATCGCCACCGGATTGCTGTCGTTCGGTCTCTGGGTCCACCACATGTTCGTCACCGGCCTGCCGCAGCTGGGTGCCGGACTGTTCACGGCTTCCAGCATGCTGATCGCGGTGCCCAGCGGGCTTCAGATCTTCTGCTGGCTGGCGACGCTGTGGGACGGGCGGCTGGTCTACCGGACCCCGCTGCTGTTCGTGATCGGCTTCATCCTGATCTTCGTGCTCGGCGGACTCTCGGGCGTCATGGTCGCCTCGGTACCGATCGACACCCAGGTGCATGACACCTACTTTGTCGTCGCCCACTTCCATTACGTGCTGATCGGTGGCGCCGTTTTCCCATTGATCGGTGCCGTCTATTATTGGTTTCCCAAGATCGCGGGCCGCGTGCTTAGCGAGCGGGTGGGACGCTGGAACTTCTGGCTCGCCTTCATCGGCTTCAATATCGCGTTCTTCCCGATGCACATTCTCGGCCTGATCGGCATGCCGCGGCGGGTCTACACCTACACCGCCGACATGGATTGGGCTCACCTGAACTTGGTGTCCAGTGCCGGCGCGCTTGTGTTTGCGGTCAGCTTCGCTCTGCTTCTCGTCAACGTGATCTACAGCCTGCGCAAGGGCGAGCTCGCGGGCGACAATCCGTGGGGTGCCTCGACGCTGGAATGGGCGACGTCCTCGCCGCCGCCGCCGCAGAATTTCGATCGCATTCCCGTCGTCAAGCACCGCGACCCCCTGTGGGCCGACGGCGAAAGCCTGCCCGTGGTCGCTGGCCTCAGCACGGACAGGCGTGAAGTTCTGCTGACGTCACTCGCGGAAGCGGAGCCGCAAGTCCGGGAGGCCTCGCCCGAGCCCAGCATCTGGCCGTTGCTCACGGCGATCGCGACGACGATCTTCT